The following coding sequences are from one uncultured Cohaesibacter sp. window:
- a CDS encoding GNAT family N-acetyltransferase yields the protein MSSHSLSQILIRPANMNDLASLVELEDRCFSTDQISRRSFSSFIKTDSARLLVAIGEEGSLYGYALVLTRQSTSIARLYSIAVKPEARGHGVGSQLLGGAEAIAKELECDRLSLEVRADNKKAISLYQRYGFLPDEDLPGYYEDGADGIRLVRLLGHLPQGSKPANRTRLPIILVDHLKDLDTPPSGSLVMTVRQYLALEHGVPGRRIINLSRSYEPLSLGYYCSLLAGARKERCLPEADALLDINWKRIHRQALLRLNQMLDSMADKNFPSSIDIYFGRTAERRFREVGKTAFDLFRCPIIRINLQTEPKFKIKEIEAVAVHKLTDEQNPRFLSALSAFLKGSLPKPSIRKLPSAVVAILANPEEESPPSDAKALEAFAAAAEKVDARAEFITAKDFGRLLEFDALFIRETTALNHHTYRFAKRAQREGMPVIDDPHSILCCTNKIYLAELLKSNKILTPQTTLFDRPRLKELVDSFEFPGILKIPDGCFSKGVHKVSSRDELNELSKSLFRKTDLLMIQEFMPTDFDWRIGVLDGEALYACKYYMVSGNWKIYEYEKDGSIQSGDSETLPISAVPPEVVDVALRGTRLIGNGFYGVDIKETPKGPCIIEINDNPSVDYGIEDDVLGADLYQRLMAVLVSRVGQNHS from the coding sequence ATGTCATCTCATTCCCTTTCCCAAATCCTCATTCGTCCGGCAAACATGAACGATCTGGCAAGCCTCGTTGAGCTTGAAGATCGGTGCTTCTCAACGGATCAGATTTCTCGTCGTTCTTTCTCTTCTTTCATCAAGACAGACTCGGCTCGTCTGCTTGTAGCCATCGGTGAAGAAGGCAGCCTTTATGGATATGCCTTGGTGCTGACACGTCAGAGCACCTCCATTGCCCGGCTCTATTCCATCGCGGTAAAGCCGGAAGCCCGCGGACACGGTGTCGGCTCACAGCTTTTGGGCGGCGCGGAAGCTATCGCCAAGGAGTTGGAATGCGACCGCTTGTCGCTGGAAGTGCGCGCGGACAACAAGAAGGCGATCAGCCTTTATCAACGCTATGGCTTCCTGCCGGATGAAGACTTGCCCGGCTATTATGAAGATGGCGCTGATGGCATCCGGCTTGTCCGCTTGCTCGGTCACTTGCCGCAGGGCTCGAAGCCTGCCAACCGCACGCGCTTGCCAATCATTCTGGTTGATCACCTCAAGGATCTGGACACGCCCCCCAGTGGCTCTCTTGTTATGACTGTGCGGCAATATCTGGCGCTGGAACACGGCGTTCCGGGACGGCGCATCATAAATCTGTCACGCTCTTATGAGCCTCTGTCTCTTGGCTATTATTGCAGCCTTCTGGCTGGCGCTCGCAAGGAACGCTGCCTGCCGGAAGCTGATGCGTTGCTTGACATCAACTGGAAGCGTATCCATCGGCAAGCTCTTTTGCGCCTTAACCAGATGCTCGATAGCATGGCAGATAAGAACTTTCCGTCATCAATCGATATTTATTTCGGTCGCACTGCCGAGCGCCGGTTCCGCGAGGTTGGAAAAACCGCGTTTGACCTGTTCCGCTGCCCGATCATTCGCATCAATCTTCAGACGGAGCCCAAATTCAAGATCAAGGAAATCGAAGCTGTCGCCGTGCATAAGCTCACGGATGAACAAAATCCGCGTTTTCTTTCGGCCCTCAGTGCCTTCCTCAAGGGGAGCTTGCCCAAGCCCTCAATCAGAAAATTGCCGTCCGCAGTTGTCGCCATTCTGGCCAACCCTGAGGAAGAAAGCCCCCCAAGCGACGCCAAGGCACTTGAGGCTTTTGCAGCAGCGGCTGAAAAAGTGGATGCGCGCGCCGAGTTCATCACAGCAAAGGACTTTGGTCGTCTTCTCGAATTTGATGCCCTCTTCATTCGCGAGACAACGGCGCTTAACCACCATACCTATCGTTTTGCCAAGCGGGCTCAGCGCGAAGGGATGCCGGTGATTGACGATCCACATTCGATCCTTTGCTGCACGAACAAGATCTATCTTGCCGAGCTGTTGAAATCGAACAAGATCCTGACGCCTCAGACCACGCTGTTTGATCGTCCGCGGCTCAAGGAGCTGGTCGACAGTTTCGAGTTTCCGGGTATCCTGAAAATCCCAGATGGCTGCTTTTCAAAGGGCGTGCATAAGGTCTCCAGTCGCGACGAACTCAATGAGTTGAGCAAATCGCTTTTCCGAAAGACCGATCTGCTGATGATTCAGGAATTCATGCCGACCGACTTTGACTGGCGTATCGGGGTTCTGGATGGCGAAGCGCTCTATGCCTGCAAATATTACATGGTCAGTGGCAACTGGAAAATCTACGAGTATGAAAAGGATGGATCTATCCAATCCGGCGACTCTGAGACCTTGCCGATTTCCGCGGTTCCGCCAGAAGTGGTTGACGTTGCCCTTCGCGGCACGCGCCTGATCGGCAACGGCTTCTACGGCGTTGACATCAAGGAAACGCCAAAGGGGCCTTGCATCATCGAGATCAATGATAATCCGAGCGTGGATTATGGCATTGAGGATGACGTTTTGGGAGCAGACCTCTATCAGCGGCTGATGGCTGTGCTCGTTAGTCGCGTCGGTCAGAACCACTCTTGA
- a CDS encoding ABC transporter ATP-binding protein yields the protein MTKAAKQPLVKVKNLVKYFPIKIGAFGSEKAIVHAIDDVSFDIFKGETLGLVGESGCGKSTTGYTILQIYRSTSGSVEFEGVDLATLSKPELRTMRKRAQIVFQDPYSTLNPRMTIGEALSEPMKVHKICPDKEIPGRIAQLIRDVGLNPNVANRYPHEFSGGQRQRICIARALACDPEFIVCDEPISALDVSIQAQIINLLMDIQDKYNLTYLFIAHDLAVVRHISDRIAVMYLGKIMEIADKAELFRRPMHPYTKALLSAVPEADPDIERQRQRVILKGDVSNAIDPPSGCRFHPRCAYATDACSKAVPELEDHGNGHQVACLRLAEIALEESHELEEA from the coding sequence ATGACCAAAGCAGCCAAACAGCCATTGGTCAAGGTGAAGAACCTTGTCAAATATTTCCCCATCAAGATCGGCGCTTTCGGAAGTGAAAAAGCGATTGTCCATGCGATTGATGACGTCAGTTTCGATATATTCAAGGGCGAAACCCTGGGGCTTGTAGGTGAGTCCGGATGCGGCAAATCGACGACTGGCTACACGATCCTGCAAATCTATCGTTCCACGTCCGGAAGCGTCGAATTTGAAGGGGTCGATCTGGCCACCCTTTCCAAACCGGAATTGCGCACAATGCGCAAGCGGGCCCAGATCGTCTTTCAGGATCCATACTCAACGCTCAACCCGCGCATGACGATTGGTGAGGCGTTGTCCGAACCGATGAAGGTTCATAAAATCTGTCCGGACAAGGAAATTCCGGGGCGGATCGCGCAGCTTATCCGTGATGTGGGACTTAATCCCAACGTCGCAAACCGCTATCCGCACGAATTTTCGGGCGGACAGCGCCAAAGAATCTGCATCGCTCGGGCGCTGGCCTGCGATCCGGAGTTTATCGTTTGTGACGAGCCGATTTCTGCGTTGGATGTATCCATTCAGGCACAAATCATCAATCTCTTGATGGATATTCAGGACAAGTACAATCTCACCTACCTCTTCATTGCCCATGATCTGGCCGTGGTCCGCCATATCAGTGATCGAATTGCGGTAATGTATCTGGGCAAGATCATGGAAATTGCGGACAAGGCAGAGCTTTTCCGTCGGCCCATGCATCCCTATACCAAGGCGCTGCTGTCTGCCGTGCCGGAAGCGGATCCGGATATCGAACGGCAACGCCAGCGGGTCATTCTCAAGGGAGATGTTTCCAACGCCATCGATCCGCCAAGCGGTTGTCGGTTCCACCCGCGCTGTGCCTACGCAACCGATGCATGTTCAAAGGCTGTGCCAGAGCTGGAGGATCATGGCAACGGCCATCAGGTCGCCTGCTTGCGGTTGGCGGAAATCGCGCTTGAAGAAAGCCACGAATTGGAAGAGGCCTGA
- a CDS encoding four-carbon acid sugar kinase family protein, with the protein MKEDHKLAIIADDFTGAGDSGVHFSRLGKQLKLVLHRQCLSLQELLDGNISINSETRFLSPNEARRAVKDVIGFCIQKGYERFYKKIDSTMRGNPGAEIEAALEATGKAAALVCTAMPETGRTCIEGKIYLFGVPLHETDIGKDPFHPLATSEIAAMIGAQTTLPSQKLSIEDIEAGRPSLVATIRSHLDKGARLLIADATCDNHLSALAEAVLETDCLPVGAGGFAKALAGSIKTGKEVFKASDAPHFDGPLLAIVGSLAPPSLRQADAAEAKGGFVSITLPVDTQNADVAKLCFEQIEAKGGSASDILLRMDNSAVAPRVTKEEGARIASLIGQAALALCQQYHFKTVFSTGGETAIAVASTLGVAAIDLSDEIMPGVVLGACQSEKVDTQWFISKAGGFGNEAVLLDIQAKARNLT; encoded by the coding sequence GTGAAAGAGGATCATAAACTGGCCATCATCGCAGATGATTTCACAGGAGCAGGGGATTCCGGCGTCCATTTTTCTCGTCTTGGCAAACAGCTTAAACTTGTTCTTCATCGCCAGTGTCTTTCCCTGCAAGAGCTGTTGGACGGTAATATTTCAATCAACAGTGAAACCCGCTTCCTTTCCCCTAACGAGGCAAGGCGAGCAGTCAAAGACGTCATCGGCTTTTGCATTCAGAAGGGATATGAACGCTTCTACAAAAAGATCGACTCTACCATGCGAGGTAATCCCGGCGCAGAAATAGAGGCAGCCCTTGAAGCAACCGGCAAGGCCGCAGCCCTCGTCTGCACCGCAATGCCAGAGACTGGGCGGACTTGCATTGAGGGCAAAATCTATCTTTTCGGGGTGCCCTTGCATGAAACAGACATCGGCAAAGATCCTTTTCATCCGCTGGCGACATCCGAAATTGCTGCCATGATCGGAGCCCAGACCACGCTGCCCTCCCAAAAGCTGTCAATTGAAGACATCGAGGCTGGACGGCCGTCACTGGTGGCAACAATTCGCTCTCACCTTGACAAGGGCGCGCGTTTGCTTATCGCTGATGCAACCTGCGACAACCATTTGTCAGCTCTTGCCGAAGCCGTGCTGGAGACAGATTGCCTACCAGTTGGAGCCGGCGGCTTTGCGAAGGCTCTGGCCGGATCAATAAAGACAGGTAAAGAGGTTTTTAAAGCTTCGGATGCCCCCCACTTTGATGGTCCGTTGCTTGCGATCGTGGGCAGCCTGGCCCCTCCTTCCCTCAGACAAGCAGATGCGGCAGAGGCGAAGGGGGGCTTTGTGTCGATCACTTTGCCGGTGGATACACAAAACGCCGATGTGGCAAAGCTCTGTTTCGAACAGATCGAGGCCAAAGGGGGCAGCGCCTCGGACATCTTGCTGCGCATGGACAACAGCGCCGTTGCGCCAAGGGTCACAAAAGAGGAGGGCGCACGCATAGCCTCACTCATAGGGCAAGCAGCCCTTGCGTTGTGCCAGCAATATCATTTCAAAACGGTTTTCAGTACCGGCGGGGAAACGGCAATCGCCGTTGCTTCCACCCTTGGAGTAGCCGCGATCGATCTCTCCGATGAGATAATGCCCGGCGTTGTCCTAGGCGCCTGCCAGTCCGAGAAGGTGGATACGCAATGGTTTATTTCCAAAGCTGGAGGATTTGGCAACGAGGCCGTTCTTCTCGACATTCAAGCTAAGGCTCGTAACTTGACATAG
- a CDS encoding sialidase family protein produces MNMSGVAMKIVESRAIPTPCLSNHASNLLELANGDLLCTWFGGSMEGSSDISIYLARFDKAAGVWSEAVKMSDDEDRSEQNPALFCQPSGQLWLIYTAQLKTDQGTAIVRIRRSDDGGVRWGPIETLFDREGTFIRHPPVVNPDGKILLPIWFSSMKNAFGNDRSLVQISHDGGASWTLAEVPASEGCVHMNILPSCKVAFYRRRKADYIFRSVSDDGGITWSAPEPTPLPNNNSSIQATELDDGRLLIIYNHISAAGRESESAVPPWVQDKEAFLAQCEVTENSAIWGVPRNPLIIASSSDLGKSWTEELVVEEDALLLSAHDRKGAFRGDYSYPSIIKTSDGRLQISYSYLRDYIKHVSLSV; encoded by the coding sequence ATGAATATGTCAGGTGTAGCCATGAAGATTGTTGAAAGCAGAGCCATTCCAACCCCATGCCTGAGCAACCATGCGTCAAATCTACTTGAGTTGGCAAATGGCGATCTTCTGTGCACCTGGTTTGGCGGAAGCATGGAGGGATCATCTGATATCAGCATCTATCTCGCCCGCTTCGACAAGGCGGCTGGTGTCTGGAGCGAAGCGGTCAAAATGAGCGATGACGAGGATCGCTCGGAGCAGAACCCGGCGCTCTTTTGTCAGCCCTCCGGTCAGCTCTGGCTGATTTATACCGCTCAGCTGAAAACTGATCAGGGAACGGCGATTGTCCGTATACGCCGCTCGGATGATGGGGGCGTGAGATGGGGGCCTATCGAAACCTTGTTCGATAGGGAAGGCACCTTCATTCGCCACCCGCCGGTGGTCAATCCTGATGGCAAGATCCTTTTGCCCATCTGGTTTTCCAGCATGAAGAATGCGTTTGGTAATGATCGCTCTCTTGTTCAGATTTCCCATGATGGCGGAGCAAGCTGGACACTTGCAGAGGTGCCAGCCAGTGAAGGCTGTGTTCACATGAATATCCTGCCCAGCTGCAAGGTGGCCTTCTATCGCCGCCGCAAGGCTGATTATATCTTCCGCTCGGTTTCGGACGATGGGGGCATCACCTGGTCAGCGCCAGAACCGACGCCACTGCCGAACAACAATTCCTCCATTCAGGCAACCGAGCTCGACGATGGCCGCTTGTTGATCATCTACAATCATATCAGTGCGGCAGGGCGGGAGAGCGAAAGTGCCGTGCCACCTTGGGTGCAGGACAAAGAAGCCTTTCTCGCCCAGTGCGAAGTGACGGAAAACAGTGCCATCTGGGGCGTGCCTCGCAATCCTCTCATTATCGCCAGCTCGTCAGATCTTGGCAAAAGCTGGACCGAGGAACTCGTTGTCGAAGAGGATGCGCTATTGTTGTCCGCTCACGACAGGAAGGGGGCCTTTAGAGGCGATTATTCCTATCCATCAATCATAAAGACGTCCGATGGGCGGTTGCAGATCAGCTACTCCTATCTGCGCGACTATATCAAACACGTGTCGCTAAGCGTGTGA
- a CDS encoding dihydrodipicolinate synthase family protein, with amino-acid sequence MEDLRISRKMALKRKPETSQRSNQAEAFVAMVTCFNCDDTINYSAVRNQVRRQIGFGNNLLVCDTQGDFACLTHAEKVRLCAEIVEEADGRVKVFANIGMPSTYQSILVGKDIAGLGVDGVTVLPPYFVTCSDADISQHYTKVADSLPIPIYLYNAPAIAMRTLSSSLVEQLAEHENIRGIKDDGADPRLMQSYLEIADDNLKFDYYVGSEALIFEALSKGATGCMADLGNILPRTLNNLCQTFANGSNREARKWQALLSELRSDLLALGPKPLWVKQLLYLMDNSVGLGRQPFPRPTEDEEKALAAIIEKYLIV; translated from the coding sequence ATGGAAGATCTTCGTATATCCCGGAAAATGGCTCTGAAAAGGAAGCCCGAGACGAGCCAAAGATCCAATCAGGCAGAGGCATTCGTCGCCATGGTCACCTGCTTTAACTGCGATGATACAATCAACTATTCTGCGGTTAGAAATCAGGTGCGTCGACAAATTGGATTTGGCAACAATCTTCTGGTTTGCGATACGCAAGGCGATTTCGCTTGCCTGACGCATGCTGAAAAGGTTCGCCTTTGTGCCGAGATCGTCGAAGAAGCCGACGGACGCGTGAAGGTGTTTGCCAACATCGGCATGCCCTCGACTTATCAGTCCATATTGGTTGGTAAAGACATTGCAGGGTTAGGGGTGGACGGCGTTACCGTCTTGCCGCCCTATTTTGTTACATGCTCGGATGCTGATATCTCGCAGCACTACACAAAGGTGGCCGATAGTCTTCCGATACCGATTTATCTTTACAATGCGCCTGCGATAGCCATGCGCACCTTGTCCTCTTCTCTGGTTGAACAACTGGCCGAGCACGAAAACATTCGGGGCATCAAGGATGATGGCGCAGATCCGCGCCTGATGCAGTCCTATCTGGAGATTGCGGACGACAATCTGAAGTTCGATTATTATGTTGGCTCGGAGGCATTGATCTTTGAAGCTCTCTCAAAGGGAGCGACTGGCTGCATGGCCGATCTGGGCAATATCTTGCCGCGCACCCTTAACAATCTTTGCCAGACATTTGCCAATGGCAGCAACCGCGAAGCCCGTAAATGGCAGGCGCTGCTGTCCGAGTTGAGATCAGATCTTCTTGCGCTCGGGCCCAAACCTTTATGGGTGAAGCAGTTGCTTTATCTTATGGACAATAGCGTGGGGCTTGGACGTCAACCGTTTCCCCGACCTACGGAAGACGAGGAAAAAGCTCTGGCTGCAATTATCGAGAAATATCTGATCGTCTGA